The Desulfovibrio sp. genome segment TTTGCAATAGTGGAGAATGCATGCGCGATATACTTGTTGGGGTAAGCGGCGCCAGCGGTATGCCGCTGGCCTTGAGTCTTATGCGGCTGCTGGCGGCCATGCCCCAGGTGCGCACCCACTGCGTGGTTTCAGACGGCGCCCGGGCCGTGCTTAAGGCCGAATGCGGCGCGTCTGCCGATGTGCTCACTTCGCTGGCCCACACCGTATATGCCGCTGAAGACCTGGGCGCAGGCCCGGCCAGCGGCTCGTGGTGGCGGCGCGGCAGCGAGCCTGCTGCTATGCTGGTTGTGCCGTGTTCCATGGGTACCGTGGGCGCCATTGCCAGCGGGGCCACGCGCAATCTTGTGCACCGTGCTG includes the following:
- a CDS encoding UbiX family flavin prenyltransferase; the protein is MRDILVGVSGASGMPLALSLMRLLAAMPQVRTHCVVSDGARAVLKAECGASADVLTSLAHTVYAAEDLGAGPASGSWWRRGSEPAAMLVVPCSMGTVGAIASGATRNLVHRAADVALKERLPLVLVTRESPLSAIHLRNMLALREAGAVVMPFSPCFYLRPSGVDELLDQFCGRIFDQVGLAHNLARWTGEA